A single genomic interval of Xyrauchen texanus isolate HMW12.3.18 chromosome 48, RBS_HiC_50CHRs, whole genome shotgun sequence harbors:
- the LOC127639983 gene encoding beta-1,3-galactosyltransferase 2-like: MSRKADKHTAMVIRNILKRYSVALEKHSYKCHIKKTALLLTLTFLLSTIIYIQDFSFKSVMPPRTWFSDAVQTQSTYVATSDNFNHDMQTSIPKTDQQIQQSAASSMSKCSTLCHHMAHPCNYNFILDELDKCRQQNPFLVLMVPVAPHELEARNAIRSTWGKENTVQGKTVMTLFLVGLPGGADTGKAQQQLQEESRQHRDLLQSNFVDSYFNLTLKTMVIMDWLVTHCPQASFGMKVDSDMFLNVENLMTLLLAPNTPRQNYITGMIMRERPVNRNKKSKYYVSEDLYPEPTYPIYLMGMGYVFSNDLPNKIVEASKKVKPFNIEDAYVGACLKRSGVQPSRPPIPSQFRTFMTNEKSHKLSRVITTIARSPKQLIEFWKQRSI; this comes from the exons ATGTCAAGAAAAGCAGACAAACACACAGCCATGGTTATTAGAAACATATTGAAGAG ATACAGTGTGGCTCTGGAAAAACATTCATACAAGTGTCACATTAAAAAAACTGCTTTGCTGCTTACATTGACATTTCTACTGTCTACTATTATTTACATCCAGGACTTCTCATTTAAGTCAGTTATGCCCCCTCGAACCTGGTTCAGTGATGCTGTACAGACACAATCTACTTATGTGGCGACCTCAGACAATTTTAACCATGACATGCAAACATCTATACCCAAGACTGATCAACAAATCCAACAATCTGCAGCATCCTCTATGAGCAAATGCAGTACATTGTGTCATCATATGGctcatccatgcaattataattttattCTGGATGAACTTGATAAATGTCGCCAGCAGAATCCATTCCTGGTCTTGATGGTTCCTGTGGCGCCTCATGAGTTGGAGGCTCGGAATGCCATCCGGAGCACATGGGGAAAAGAGAACACAGTCCAGGGAAAAACAGTGATGACTTTGTTCTTGGTGGGTTTGCCTGGAGGAGCCGATACTGGTAAAGCCCAACAGCAACTACAGGAAGAGAGCCGACAACACAGAGACTTGCTGCAAAGCAACTTCGTCGACTCGTACTTCAATCTGACCTTAAAGACGATGGTGATCATGGACTGGCTGGTCACTCATTGCCCTCAAGCATCTTTTGGCATGAAGGTTGATTCTGACATGTTCTTGAATGTGGAGAATTTGATGACTCTCCTATTGGCACCCAACACACCCAGACAGAACTATATCACTGGCATGATTATGCGGGAACGACCGgtcaatagaaataaaaaatctaaatattatgtGTCAGAGGACCTGTACCCAGAACCAACATATCCAATTTACCTGATGGGAATGGGATATGTTTTCTCCAATGATCTTCCAAACAAAATTGTTGAGGCTTCAAAGAAAGTAAAACCCTTTAACATAGAGGATGCATATGTGGGTGCTTGTCTGAAAAGGTCAGGCGTTCAACCCTCACGTCCTCCAATCCCTTCTCAATTTCGGACTTTTATGACCAATGAGAAGAGTCACAAGCTTTCTAGGGTCATTACAACAATCGCAAGATCACCGAAGCAACTAATCGAGTTTTGGAAGCAGAGATCCATATGA